The following are from one region of the Mycolicibacterium helvum genome:
- the mug gene encoding G/U mismatch-specific DNA glycosylase, translating into MTTPPERTYQPDILANDLDIVFCGINPALTAQADGYNFSSPTNRFWTAIHLAGFTDRQLAPSEERRLLEYRCGITAVVTRPTAEARAVSAHEIRQALASFETKMRAVSPRVLAFLGKPAMSVVLGTNSVAWGLQRDTVAGATAWVLPNPSGRNRRFPIAALVEAYAELRAFSR; encoded by the coding sequence ATGACGACTCCACCTGAGCGGACCTACCAGCCAGACATCCTGGCCAACGACTTGGATATCGTCTTCTGCGGAATCAACCCTGCGCTGACCGCACAAGCCGACGGATACAACTTCTCCAGCCCGACCAACCGGTTCTGGACTGCGATCCATCTCGCCGGGTTCACCGATCGGCAGTTGGCACCTTCCGAGGAGCGCCGCCTGCTTGAATACCGTTGCGGCATCACTGCGGTCGTGACAAGACCGACCGCCGAGGCACGCGCAGTGTCAGCTCACGAGATCCGGCAGGCGCTCGCGTCATTCGAGACGAAGATGCGTGCAGTCTCGCCGCGCGTGCTGGCCTTCCTGGGGAAGCCCGCAATGTCGGTGGTGCTCGGAACGAACAGCGTGGCGTGGGGGCTCCAACGCGACACCGTTGCCGGCGCCACGGCCTGGGTGCTGCCCAATCCGAGCGGTCGGAATCGGCGGTTCCCCATCGCGGCACTGGTCGAGGCGTACGCCGAGCTGCGAGCGTTCAGCCGATGA
- a CDS encoding putative bifunctional diguanylate cyclase/phosphodiesterase → MLAAVAATVATLRAATLTGGVIRAAWLSLAFGLGGFAVGIGARAWYALAGHTTAFSPAADLIRALLPAGACAALLLLSTGLSTTTRIRVLLDGVVVAGSIVIVLWAQVLGDIDRSQAAEPVPLAASMTYPILDAVVITVAVLVYLHAQPGQRMTIGLIALASLCIALTNDVVIHLFAARKTLDYQIVTVGWLAGLLLCIAAAVTGPSHARRDTVIARPPSPASVFLPFVPVAAASAVATFSEPPDDGVRGPLATAGALLIIAFLARQLIVVAENRRLFTAVTRQALRDPLTGLANRAVFVDRVGHAMQIRHRDGSSVGVMALDLDDFKMVNDTLGHGAGDVLLMLVAERLVATVRTGDTVARFGGDEFAVLIEGSPGQAQVIANRVAEAFDRPFVLGDRELIARPSFGLALAERDDHEITTAELLKRAAIALDAAKTSRVAGVHTFAPEMEAEFFGTGTTHSDSGSGADGERTHGVQLLGELRRAIDQGELALVYQPKVDLRTLEIVAVEALVRWPHPRRGVLAPDEFLPLVRRHGLMGAVTDLVVNKALDGARRWHTSGFDVPVAVNVSAPSLTTLRLVATVAAALAARGLDSSSLIIEITEDFLLNGPEQTKLVLHDLRACGIRIAIDDFGSGYSSLSYLRDLPIDHVKLNRHFIAPVTNDPRAAAVVRAVMNLAHELGMATVAEGIERRDTLEQLREYRCDFGQGYYFSRPKELDELLPMLANPPWLSSTGRSH, encoded by the coding sequence TCGGACTCGGCGGGTTCGCCGTTGGGATCGGGGCCCGCGCTTGGTACGCCCTTGCGGGACACACCACTGCGTTCTCTCCGGCCGCTGATCTGATCCGGGCATTGCTGCCCGCTGGGGCCTGTGCGGCTTTGCTGTTACTGAGTACCGGCTTGAGCACGACAACACGCATCCGAGTGCTACTCGACGGGGTGGTGGTCGCCGGTTCGATCGTGATCGTGCTCTGGGCCCAGGTCTTGGGAGACATCGACCGTTCCCAGGCCGCCGAACCCGTTCCGTTGGCCGCGTCGATGACGTACCCGATCCTCGACGCAGTGGTCATCACGGTTGCGGTGCTGGTGTATCTGCATGCGCAGCCGGGTCAACGCATGACGATAGGTTTGATCGCACTGGCCAGCCTCTGCATCGCGCTGACCAACGATGTCGTCATCCATTTGTTCGCGGCTCGGAAAACACTCGACTATCAGATCGTCACGGTTGGCTGGCTGGCCGGGCTGCTGTTGTGCATCGCTGCCGCCGTCACCGGGCCGTCCCACGCGCGCAGAGACACCGTCATCGCGCGGCCGCCTTCGCCGGCGTCGGTCTTCCTGCCGTTCGTGCCGGTGGCGGCGGCATCCGCGGTCGCCACCTTCTCCGAACCCCCGGATGACGGGGTGCGGGGACCGCTGGCAACCGCGGGTGCGCTGCTCATCATTGCGTTTCTGGCACGCCAGCTGATCGTCGTCGCCGAGAACCGACGATTGTTCACCGCTGTGACCCGCCAGGCACTGCGGGACCCGCTGACCGGTCTGGCCAATCGCGCGGTCTTCGTCGACCGGGTCGGGCATGCGATGCAGATCCGCCATCGCGATGGGTCATCGGTAGGGGTCATGGCACTCGACCTCGATGACTTCAAAATGGTCAACGACACTCTGGGTCACGGCGCCGGCGACGTGCTTCTCATGCTGGTCGCCGAACGGCTCGTCGCGACCGTGCGTACGGGTGACACGGTCGCGCGGTTCGGCGGCGACGAGTTCGCGGTCCTCATCGAGGGCAGCCCCGGTCAGGCTCAGGTCATCGCCAATCGGGTGGCCGAGGCATTCGACCGTCCGTTCGTCCTCGGCGACCGCGAGTTGATCGCCCGGCCAAGTTTCGGACTTGCCCTCGCCGAGCGCGACGACCACGAGATCACCACCGCCGAGCTTCTCAAACGCGCAGCCATCGCCCTGGACGCGGCCAAGACGTCCCGAGTCGCCGGCGTCCACACCTTCGCCCCCGAGATGGAAGCGGAGTTCTTCGGTACCGGCACCACGCATTCGGACTCCGGCTCCGGTGCCGATGGCGAGCGGACTCACGGGGTCCAGCTACTGGGCGAGCTTCGGCGAGCGATCGATCAGGGCGAACTGGCACTGGTGTACCAGCCCAAGGTTGATCTGCGCACGCTCGAGATCGTGGCGGTTGAGGCGTTGGTCCGCTGGCCGCACCCCAGGCGCGGCGTGTTGGCGCCCGACGAGTTCCTGCCGCTGGTCCGTAGACACGGATTAATGGGAGCGGTCACCGATCTCGTGGTCAACAAGGCCCTGGACGGCGCGCGTCGGTGGCACACCAGCGGCTTCGACGTTCCGGTTGCGGTCAATGTCTCGGCCCCTTCGCTGACCACCCTGAGACTTGTGGCCACGGTCGCGGCCGCGCTGGCGGCGCGCGGCCTCGATTCCTCCTCACTGATCATCGAGATCACCGAGGACTTCCTTCTCAATGGCCCGGAGCAGACCAAGCTCGTGCTGCACGACCTACGGGCATGCGGAATCCGGATCGCCATCGACGACTTCGGCAGTGGCTACTCGTCGCTTTCCTACCTTCGAGACCTGCCCATCGACCACGTAAAACTCAACCGGCACTTCATCGCCCCGGTCACCAACGACCCGCGGGCGGCGGCGGTGGTCAGGGCAGTGATGAACCTCGCCCACGAACTGGGGATGGCGACCGTTGCAGAAGGCATCGAGCGTCGCGACACCCTCGAACAGCTCCGCGAGTATCGCTGCGACTTTGGGCAGGGCTACTACTTCAGCCGACCAAAAGAGCTCGACGAGCTTCTCCCGATGCTCGCCAATCCGCCCTGGCTCTCGTCCACGGGCAGATCGCATTGA
- a CDS encoding LLM class flavin-dependent oxidoreductase: MMLAILRFNFASPGGDPGVQGELLSAALELAQFGDRHGIAAVSVDEHHATGHGWSCNPVMIAGMFLARTANIFASIDCALGPLWNPVRMAEDIALIDAMSRGRLHTTVGLGYREVEYEALGVDFGRRGELMDQLLEKMLASWTEGSSVVSGTWTSPHPPLYLGGGVRATVRRAVRFGLPLSLPDHRPDLAEYYTELCREAGQRPFVLMPPAVNRGMIYLHEDPERAWAELGEHILWEAVTYGRWSDDPSRSVMHLPGVQTLAEVQASGRYRFLTPDQLIDEVRASANYGPIVMHPLVGGMPVDEAWKSVTLLTDEVLPALR, translated from the coding sequence CTGATGCTCGCGATTCTCCGCTTCAATTTCGCCTCTCCTGGCGGCGATCCCGGTGTGCAGGGTGAATTGCTTTCCGCGGCATTGGAGTTGGCGCAGTTCGGGGATCGGCACGGGATCGCCGCGGTCAGTGTCGATGAGCACCACGCCACCGGGCACGGTTGGAGCTGTAACCCGGTCATGATCGCGGGCATGTTTCTGGCTCGCACGGCCAACATCTTCGCCAGCATCGACTGTGCGCTGGGGCCGCTGTGGAATCCGGTTCGAATGGCCGAAGACATCGCGCTGATCGACGCGATGAGCCGCGGCCGCCTGCACACCACCGTCGGCCTGGGTTACCGCGAAGTGGAGTACGAAGCCCTCGGGGTGGACTTCGGCCGCCGCGGCGAACTGATGGATCAGCTGCTGGAAAAGATGCTGGCGTCCTGGACCGAGGGTTCCAGTGTGGTGTCGGGAACCTGGACCAGCCCGCATCCACCGCTGTATCTCGGCGGCGGGGTGCGGGCGACTGTCCGGCGGGCCGTGCGGTTCGGCCTGCCCTTGAGCCTGCCCGACCACCGCCCCGACCTGGCGGAGTACTACACCGAGTTGTGCCGCGAAGCGGGTCAGCGACCATTCGTCCTCATGCCACCAGCGGTCAACCGCGGGATGATCTACCTGCACGAAGACCCCGAGCGAGCCTGGGCCGAGCTCGGCGAGCACATCCTGTGGGAAGCGGTCACCTACGGACGATGGTCTGACGACCCGTCGCGGTCGGTCATGCATCTGCCCGGTGTGCAGACCCTGGCCGAAGTTCAGGCGTCTGGCAGATACCGATTCCTGACTCCCGACCAGCTGATCGACGAGGTACGTGCGTCGGCGAACTACGGCCCGATCGTGATGCATCCACTGGTCGGTGGCATGCCGGTGGACGAGGCCTGGAAGTCGGTAACTCTACTTACGGACGAGGTCCTGCCCGCCCTGCGTTAG
- a CDS encoding STAS domain-containing protein, which yields MTSFTSRYGNPIVDYRGAHIRAHSRHVATVVAVSGRIDSANLDHVADFAKKLVLADKPFVLDLSGVSSFTPQSIRLLCDIDDICNSVGVEWAVVGSDAVNRRLRRDSDVVFPVVGSVAEAEHEFDDAILNRRRFLLPLLSKTA from the coding sequence ATGACGAGCTTCACGTCACGGTACGGAAACCCCATCGTCGATTACCGGGGCGCCCATATCCGAGCACACTCCCGCCATGTGGCCACCGTCGTCGCGGTCAGCGGGCGCATCGATTCGGCCAACCTCGATCACGTCGCCGACTTCGCGAAGAAGCTGGTCCTCGCCGACAAGCCCTTCGTTCTGGACCTGTCCGGCGTGAGCTCGTTTACTCCGCAATCGATTCGTTTGCTGTGCGATATCGACGACATCTGCAACTCGGTGGGAGTGGAGTGGGCCGTCGTGGGCAGTGACGCGGTGAACCGCCGTCTCCGCCGGGACAGCGACGTTGTCTTCCCGGTCGTCGGTTCGGTCGCCGAGGCCGAGCACGAGTTCGACGACGCGATTCTGAATCGCCGCCGCTTTCTGCTGCCTCTGCTGAGCAAGACCGCTTAA
- a CDS encoding restriction endonuclease: protein MREDAAAVRTALQWLGLWIATTALLALVGQLNKAVWVLAVVSAVGVPVCAWRALLVWLGYRRKVRRDALYRASGQAAVDAMAGVEFERYVAAVLRGVGYTVELTRATGDFGVDLIAIRDGIRTAVQCKRQSRVVNGAAIQQVVAGATVYDCTATMVVSNHRYTRAAQQLADAHGCVLVDRTRLARLSRSRTPSTQ from the coding sequence GTGCGCGAGGACGCGGCCGCGGTCAGGACGGCACTGCAATGGCTGGGGTTGTGGATTGCCACGACAGCGCTACTGGCGCTCGTCGGCCAGCTCAACAAGGCGGTGTGGGTGCTAGCTGTCGTCAGTGCGGTGGGCGTGCCGGTCTGCGCGTGGCGGGCACTGCTGGTCTGGCTCGGCTATCGCCGAAAGGTCAGGCGTGATGCGCTTTACCGCGCCTCCGGGCAGGCCGCAGTGGACGCGATGGCGGGCGTGGAATTCGAGCGCTACGTCGCCGCGGTACTGCGGGGTGTCGGCTACACCGTCGAGCTGACAAGAGCGACTGGCGATTTCGGCGTCGATCTGATCGCAATCAGGGACGGTATCCGCACCGCGGTGCAGTGCAAGCGGCAGAGCCGCGTGGTCAACGGCGCCGCCATCCAGCAGGTGGTGGCCGGCGCAACCGTCTACGACTGCACGGCGACGATGGTGGTGTCCAACCACCGCTACACGCGGGCCGCTCAACAGCTGGCCGACGCACATGGCTGCGTGCTGGTCGATCGCACTCGACTGGCGCGGCTGTCGCGCTCCCGAACGCCGAGCACCCAATGA